In Cicer arietinum cultivar CDC Frontier isolate Library 1 unplaced genomic scaffold, Cicar.CDCFrontier_v2.0 Ca_scaffold_5788_v2.0, whole genome shotgun sequence, the genomic window gttaataaaaaataattaatgtatttaaatattctaatagagtttaaaaaaaaaggacacAGAAATTGTGGAGAAGGTCCTATATTTATAGACCAATGTAGTAACACACTTTTTTTCTACAAATgccacaaatgaaattattattatttctttacaAATAGACAcgaattattaatttttcaatacaCCTTGTTACTCTCTTTTATACTTACTTCCCTTGTATTTTTCAACACATGTCAAAAAAGAAGGGATTAAAATGGGCCAATTCAAAAACGGCCCATTACGGGCTTTACCATCAACACTGTAAAGTGTAAAATAAACCCCGAAACCCTAGAATCAAATTTCATTGCCATTTTGCAGCACCGCAGGAAAACCCTACTCCTCTTCTATCTCGTTCCTTCAAGGTAACCAGCTTCGCCGTGTACTTTTCTATGTCAGATATTCATGCCACATTCTGATAATTTATCAAgtaaattcaacattttttatattatttattctttttttttcctcttttgattGTTCGATTTATAGTGTGAAAATGTCGGTGGGAGAGGTTGCTTGCAGCTACTCGCTTATGATCCTTCATGATGAACAAATCCCTGTCACTGTATCCTTTTCGGAGCTtccatttataattaattaaatattaaataattgaattttgagattttaataacttaattacttgaattttcattttctcttgCTAGCATAGATTTTTCAACGAATTTAGTAGGGGCGAGGAGTTGGGTATTGAAAAAGGAGactttttttctttgaagaagAAAGTGGCCATCATATATTAAACCCAAAATAGTTCCTACATAGTGTATTAAACGATATaaattcagaaaataaattcCTTGAAATTGTTAATTGTCATCTAGATTCAATACTTGAAATTAATATAGTCcttaaaaattagttataaatgACAAATTATTTCTGATGAGCGTTGGTTAAAATTCTAATCTAAGGGTGATGTTTTGACTAAAATGAATGATGATTTACAattttagtgattttttttttcaattgttttgTTTCAGAACTAAATTAACTGTGTTCCATTGTTAAGGGGCCAAAATTGTAAAAGCATTTTCTAAATGGGAAATTAGGTTTGGAATATAGTTTTGGTGAATGGGTAAAGTGTGGTAATTAAATGTATGGAGAATTGAAGATAACATGTTTCTATAGATTGTTTTCTTCTTAAGTCATTGTCGATAGGGTGACAAAATTTCCACTTTGTTGAAAGCTGCAAAGGTTGATGTTGAATCTTATTGGCCAAGCTTGTTTGCTAAACTTGCCGAGAAGAAAAACCTTGAGGATTTGATATTGAATGCCACAGGAGGTGGGGCTCCGGTTTCTGTTTCAGCCCCAGTTGCTGCTGCTGCCGCAACTGCAGTTGCTGCACCTGCAGAAGAGAAGAAGGTAGAtatttggtgaaataattgttgATGTTGTTACATTTGTCTTTTGGATGTTTGTTATCTAATTGGCATTTTTGGCTGTATTTACAGGAAGAACCCAAGGAAGAGAGTGACGACGACATGGGATTCAGCTTGTTTGATTAGGAGAACTTTTAGTGTGATCTAGTCTGATTTTTGTACTGGTCATGGATAGTTACTCAGTTACTTGGTGGATTTTCTTTTTGTCTgtctaaattttgttttgattccATTATTAGGTCAAGATTTTGTTTTGCTTTCTAACTTTAGAATCTGAGTTTGTGCTTTTAACTTGAAAATTTGAGTTGGCATTAATTTTTCTCTGAATCAAGAATGAAAAGTTCACTCTCCTTTGTGCATTTGTGCTTCCTGCACTGGGTTGTGCAGATCTGTTAATATCTACAGGTCTTAATTTCTACCATACTGAAATCCATTTATCAAACTTTAGTTGAATAAGTAGTTAACTGTATCAtttcttataaattataaattcagtTATACAATCGAACCAATGGCCATTGCATTACAAATGTGATGCTCTAACCTCTGGCTTCTAGCTAAGTGGGGGCTCACATAACACAAATTGTGCAACACAAATCGTGCATGTTTTGGAATTCCTTCCCAATCTACTGGAAtcttattattaattgtttataaTTAGCTCTTCATAACATAATGTGGCTCAATTTTATAATGCTCCTCCTAGTTGTTTTTTTACTAGTCCTCTAATTTATTTTGAAGGTTAAAATTCTTGTTCTTGTTTAGTGCATGTTTGTATCAGCAGTAAATTGTGAACTACCACGATTTTGATTATAGTGACAGTGATTTTGCTAAATTCACTATCAATACAAAAAGATAACTTTTTCTGTTTTAAAGCatgtttaatttttctttttcttttttctttcaactacACTTGATCATTTCTCTTATACATTGAAAATCACAAAGTCTTGATTCTTCACGTTCCAgtccaaacaatttttttagatCGGCAAAATCCTTAACAAGGAAAATGTCAATTTTTCTGTTTCCACGTTTAAATTCCATGCATTTCCTTTTATCCTGACCAAATCAAACCAAATTTTTCTGAATTTTATCCTTTTGTCTAGaatataaagaaagaaaatgttAACATGTATCTTTAGAACAGTTGTTAGTGTACTAAAGAAAGAAACTTTGTATTGGAAATTGTGTTATCTAtttctcaaaatttaaaaaattattatttttgacataattacTATACCATTTATGGAATCTTTAATATGTGCTCTTAGGGAAGTTAACAGGACTCAATAAAGAAGGGTTATCCAGCTTATTCACCGTTGAGGAAAGTTCTAATGCAGAAGAAAAATTAAGCTATCCAAGGTAGGTGGATAGATACACAGGTTTTAACTCGTTGTTCTAAGAAATACTATGCTAATCTTGAAAACATGCATTTATAAATAATCTACTGCAGTGTAGAGGGTAATCATTCCATCACTAAGGTGAAGTTCCTAGAAACTTCCAGAGATTGAGACTAGCAGAAGCTTCACTCACATCTTTGTCCTCAATCTCATCATGGAGCTGCCACATTTTCCTTTGCCTGTGGAGCAATTTCTTCTCCATCAAATCCAGGTTCACTTCCAGGAACTGCCAAGCTTAACAGCACTTCCTCCCACTTTTTAGCAGGTCCCTAATTccaattccaaaacaaaattcaGTCACTGAATGAGCTTAAAATAACTTTTCTGTAAATGAAGAACAATAAATTTACTTTCTCGAAATACTCCTATAAAGACTAGTGGCAGAAAACAGAACTACAAAGGTTCTGATCTAACTCACCTTCCATGAAAGATCTTGAGCCATGCAATTCTTGATCATTTCTGCAAAAGCTACTGTTCCATAGACAGCAAGGGCCTTGATGACAGTCTTTGCTAGAGCATCAACATCCACAGGATCCACAGCATCACACTAaagcaaaatattatttaaaaagaaattatataatggttAGTGCTTGATTAGTACTTAATCTACTATGTGTCACTTGCTTAGAGTGAAAGCTTGTAGGTATTACTTCGACATTGAAGGAACCCATCTGAAATCCCGTGAAACCTTCTTTGACTGTGTCCACTAATCCACCTGTTGAGGCAACAAT contains:
- the LOC101497286 gene encoding uncharacterized protein, which translates into the protein MSVGEVACSYSLMILHDEQIPVTGDKISTLLKAAKVDVESYWPSLFAKLAEKKNLEDLILNATGGGAPVSVSAPVAAAAATAVAAPAEEKKEEPKEESDDDMGFSLFD